GTGGCTTTCGGATTTAAAGACAATGAGATAGATCAGGTCAAACTTGAAAAAGCGCTTAAGCAAGCCAGCCTCTGGGATTTTGTGCAAACCCTGCCCCATACCATACACACACAAATTGGAGAACGAGGAGCCAAACTATCAGGCGGACAACGTCAGCGGATAGGCATAGCCAGAGCCCTCTATGCAGGGGCCGACGTACTTTTCTTCGACGAAGCCACCTCCGCCCTCGACACAAAAACCGAAGAAGAAATCACCGAATCCATCCGCACCCTGGCAGATGGCAAACTTACTCTTATCATTATTGCCCATCGAAAAACTACTTTGAAATATTGCTCAAGAATAATAAGAGTGGCAAATGGTAGAATCTCAGGGGAAATAAAATACGAAGAAATTGTTTAAGATGAAATACACTAAGCCAGACAAAAACAATACGCTTAGACTCAACAAAACCGATTTACTGGTTGGAGCAAAATTTCACATCAATTACCACGCTGATAAACATACACTCTAAACTATGGACTTAAATAATAAAGCAATACTGATAACCGGGGGAACTGGTTCATTCGGCAAGAAGTTCACCGAAATGATTTTAAAACGATATCCAGACGTTAAACGACTTGTAATATACTCAAGGGATGAGCTGAAACAATTCGAAATGGCTCAGTTGTATCCTCATGAAAAGTTTCCTCAGGTACGTTTTTTCATAGGTGACGTAAGAGATTTACCAAGGTTTAA
Above is a window of Bacteroidales bacterium DNA encoding:
- a CDS encoding ATP-binding cassette domain-containing protein, whose protein sequence is TLMNLLLGFWEPTEGEILIDDKPLNKHTLKSWRDRIGYVQQEVYIIDSSVAENVAFGFKDNEIDQVKLEKALKQASLWDFVQTLPHTIHTQIGERGAKLSGGQRQRIGIARALYAGADVLFFDEATSALDTKTEEEITESIRTLADGKLTLIIIAHRKTTLKYCSRIIRVANGRISGEIKYEEIV